From Streptomyces sp. NBC_00690, a single genomic window includes:
- a CDS encoding oxidoreductase has product MSAEYTTFGLAPAMRAGGVLASGVFKTHRDFMDFIVGGQPLLFQLSDLDAVSPLASDVPPAIFTAEVRTLLLDAPAPLEGGRCVIYACPECADLGCGAVTAVIERDGDDVVWRDFAWQTSEHADLEREGYEGLGPFRFHGGTYRAELERLIAATSADVSASPLRPPRRRVLLIGARASVLRKLAAALRTIGVGADISRDAARVPAEELRTYGVVAFGRAVGVEERASVRAAFTAAGADVTFVDGLAPVIPVLVAQIEGAFPRGPWEAPRLTELSVSEGEALLTVASPCEVLVMAYRLDRLYRTHEQAVFTGTLDVGEHRVPLPPRANKGQSYLVARSMDTALVAPVPR; this is encoded by the coding sequence ATGTCTGCCGAGTACACCACCTTCGGGTTGGCACCGGCGATGCGGGCCGGGGGAGTTCTCGCAAGCGGCGTCTTCAAGACGCATCGGGACTTCATGGACTTCATCGTCGGCGGCCAACCGCTGCTGTTCCAGCTCAGCGATCTCGATGCGGTCTCCCCGCTGGCATCCGACGTACCCCCGGCGATCTTCACCGCGGAGGTACGCACCCTGCTCCTCGACGCCCCCGCACCCCTGGAGGGCGGCCGTTGTGTCATCTACGCCTGCCCCGAGTGCGCGGACCTCGGCTGCGGCGCGGTCACGGCCGTCATCGAGCGCGACGGCGACGACGTCGTCTGGCGCGACTTCGCCTGGCAGACATCCGAGCACGCCGATCTGGAACGCGAGGGCTACGAGGGGCTCGGGCCGTTCCGCTTCCACGGCGGCACTTATCGGGCCGAGCTGGAGCGACTGATCGCAGCCACGAGCGCGGACGTCTCCGCTTCCCCCCTCAGGCCGCCGCGCCGACGGGTACTGCTGATCGGTGCCCGCGCCTCCGTGCTGCGCAAACTCGCCGCCGCCCTGCGCACCATCGGAGTGGGCGCCGACATCTCCCGCGATGCCGCCCGGGTCCCGGCCGAGGAACTGCGCACCTACGGAGTGGTCGCCTTCGGCCGTGCGGTCGGGGTCGAGGAGCGCGCGAGCGTACGGGCGGCGTTCACGGCCGCCGGAGCGGACGTCACCTTCGTCGACGGGCTGGCCCCGGTCATCCCCGTCCTGGTGGCCCAGATCGAAGGAGCCTTCCCCCGCGGGCCGTGGGAGGCCCCCAGACTCACCGAGCTGAGCGTCAGCGAGGGCGAAGCCCTGCTGACCGTGGCCTCGCCCTGCGAGGTGCTGGTCATGGCGTACCGGCTCGATCGGCTGTACCGCACCCACGAGCAGGCCGTCTTCACCGGGACGCTCGATGTGGGGGAACACCGTGTTCCACTGCCGCCGCGTGCGAACAAGGGGCAGTCCTACCTGGTGGCCCGATCGATGGACACCGCCCTGGTCGCTCCCGTCCCGCGGTGA
- a CDS encoding FAD-dependent oxidoreductase, protein MNPDAVVVGGGVSGLMTAVLLAERGHRVRVWTRDDIAGTTSSVAGALWWPYRIEPKELVAAWSTATWERMVRWAEQPDRTGVRLVSGIMAGTRLEKVDAWTRRAGELRTARPDELPSGHLEGVWARLPLVDMPVHLAWLRRRLESSGGTVEFRRVRHLDEATAAAPLVVNCAGLGARELAGDDGLVAVRGQVVWVENPGIREWLVLPDGGPDGGPEQLTYLFPQPGRLVLGGTAQDGDENGEPDPATAREIVARCARHHPAIADARVLGHRVGLRPARAAGVRIESEPLAGGGLLVHNYGHGGAGLTVGWGCARAAVALVPRR, encoded by the coding sequence ATGAACCCTGATGCGGTGGTGGTGGGGGGCGGCGTCAGCGGGCTGATGACCGCCGTGCTCCTGGCGGAGCGGGGGCATCGCGTGCGTGTGTGGACGCGCGATGACATAGCCGGGACGACGTCGTCGGTGGCGGGCGCGCTGTGGTGGCCGTATCGGATCGAGCCGAAGGAACTGGTCGCGGCGTGGTCGACGGCGACCTGGGAGCGCATGGTGCGGTGGGCCGAGCAGCCGGACCGGACCGGGGTCCGGTTGGTGTCCGGGATCATGGCCGGGACCCGGCTGGAAAAGGTGGACGCCTGGACGCGGCGGGCCGGGGAGCTCAGGACCGCCCGCCCGGACGAGTTGCCGTCCGGACATCTGGAGGGGGTGTGGGCACGGCTGCCGCTCGTTGACATGCCGGTCCATCTGGCCTGGTTGCGGAGGAGATTGGAGTCGTCCGGCGGCACGGTCGAGTTCCGTCGGGTGCGGCACCTGGACGAAGCAACGGCGGCGGCACCGTTGGTGGTCAACTGCGCGGGGCTCGGGGCGCGGGAGTTGGCCGGGGACGACGGTCTGGTCGCGGTCCGCGGTCAGGTGGTGTGGGTGGAGAATCCCGGCATCCGGGAGTGGCTGGTCCTACCGGACGGCGGCCCTGACGGGGGCCCGGAGCAGCTCACGTATCTCTTTCCGCAGCCGGGACGGCTGGTCCTGGGTGGCACGGCGCAGGACGGGGACGAGAACGGCGAGCCCGATCCGGCGACGGCACGGGAGATCGTGGCCCGGTGCGCCCGCCACCACCCGGCGATCGCGGACGCCCGGGTGCTGGGCCATCGCGTGGGGCTGCGGCCGGCCAGGGCTGCGGGGGTGCGCATCGAGTCGGAACCGCTGGCCGGCGGCGGGCTGTTGGTGCACAACTACGGTCACGGCGGGGCCGGTCTCACCGTTGGTTGGGGCTGTGCGCGGGCTGCTGTGGCCCTCGTACCCCGGCGCTGA
- a CDS encoding ABC-F family ATP-binding cassette domain-containing protein: MTATLVAKDLAAGHGARSLFSSLDLVVAPGDVIGLVGVNGAGKSTLLRLLAGLEVPEEGELRLSPPTATVGHLPQEPERRPGESVRAFLARRTGVAAAQEEMDRAAQALADGSPGADDDYSTGLERWLALGGADLDERADEIAASLGLSSGRCVLDLPMTALSGGQAARAGLASLLLSRYDVFLLDEPTNDLDLEGLERLESFVRQLRAGTVVVSHDREFLTRTVTKVLELDLAQRHITLYGGGYDSYLEERDAARRHAREEFDEYADKRAALEGRARMQRSWMDKGVKNARRKAGDNDKLGRKFRSESSEKQAAKARQTQRMIERLDVVAEPRKEWELRMEIAAAPRSGSVVATLQQAEVRRGDFHCGPLTLQIDWADRVVITGANGSGKSTLLAALLGRLPLDAGHAALGPGVVVGEVDQARALFHGPETLLNAFEAAVPDTPPADVRTLLAKFGLTADHVLRPATTLSPGERTRAALALLQCRGVNLLVLDEPTNHLDLPAIEQLEAALDRYEGTLLLVTHDRRMLAAVRTTRRIEVVDGRITES; encoded by the coding sequence ATGACTGCCACCCTCGTCGCCAAGGACCTCGCCGCAGGCCACGGCGCCCGCTCCCTGTTCTCCTCCCTCGATCTCGTTGTCGCGCCCGGCGATGTGATCGGGCTCGTCGGTGTCAACGGCGCGGGCAAGTCCACCCTGCTGCGGCTGCTCGCCGGCCTGGAGGTGCCCGAGGAGGGCGAGCTGCGCCTCTCCCCGCCGACCGCGACGGTCGGCCACCTCCCGCAGGAGCCGGAACGCCGACCGGGGGAGTCGGTGCGTGCATTCCTCGCCCGCCGCACCGGCGTCGCCGCCGCCCAGGAGGAGATGGACCGGGCCGCGCAGGCGCTCGCCGATGGATCCCCCGGAGCCGACGACGACTACTCCACCGGCCTGGAGCGCTGGCTCGCGCTCGGCGGTGCCGATCTCGACGAACGCGCCGATGAGATCGCCGCCTCGCTCGGGCTCTCCAGCGGCCGATGCGTCCTCGACCTCCCGATGACCGCACTCTCCGGCGGCCAGGCAGCCCGTGCGGGACTCGCCTCCCTGCTGCTCTCCCGCTACGACGTCTTCCTCCTCGACGAGCCGACGAACGACCTCGACCTGGAGGGCCTGGAGCGGTTGGAGAGCTTTGTCCGCCAACTGCGCGCGGGCACGGTCGTGGTCAGCCACGACCGCGAGTTCCTCACCCGTACCGTCACCAAGGTCCTGGAACTCGACCTCGCCCAACGCCACATCACCCTGTACGGCGGCGGCTACGACTCCTACCTGGAAGAACGCGACGCCGCCCGGCGGCACGCCCGCGAGGAGTTCGACGAGTACGCCGACAAGCGGGCGGCCCTCGAAGGCCGCGCCCGGATGCAGCGGTCCTGGATGGACAAGGGCGTCAAGAACGCCCGGCGCAAGGCCGGTGACAACGACAAGCTCGGACGGAAGTTCCGTAGCGAATCCAGCGAGAAGCAGGCGGCCAAGGCGCGCCAGACACAACGCATGATCGAACGACTGGACGTGGTCGCAGAACCCCGCAAGGAGTGGGAGTTGCGGATGGAGATCGCCGCCGCACCCCGCTCCGGATCGGTCGTGGCCACCCTGCAACAGGCGGAGGTCCGCCGCGGCGACTTCCACTGCGGGCCGCTCACGCTCCAGATCGACTGGGCGGACCGGGTCGTCATCACCGGGGCCAACGGCTCCGGCAAGTCCACCCTCCTCGCCGCCCTCCTGGGACGGCTGCCCCTGGACGCGGGCCATGCCGCACTCGGCCCCGGTGTCGTCGTCGGCGAGGTCGACCAGGCCAGGGCCCTCTTCCACGGTCCCGAAACCCTGCTCAACGCCTTCGAAGCCGCCGTCCCGGACACCCCACCGGCAGACGTCCGCACCCTGCTCGCCAAGTTCGGCCTCACCGCCGACCACGTACTGCGCCCGGCGACGACGCTCTCACCCGGCGAGCGCACCCGCGCCGCACTCGCGCTGCTCCAGTGCCGCGGGGTCAACCTCCTCGTCCTCGACGAGCCGACCAACCACCTCGACCTGCCCGCCATCGAACAGTTGGAAGCGGCGCTCGACCGCTACGAGGGAACACTGCTCCTGGTGACCCACGACCGCCGGATGCTGGCGGCGGTGCGCACTACCCGACGCATCGAAGTGGTCGACGGAAGGATCACCGAGAGCTGA
- a CDS encoding LacI family DNA-binding transcriptional regulator gives MTKPSVGRVTIRDVAAAAGVSVTTVSDALNNKGKLREETRERIRQTANALGYRPSRVAQAFRHGRTGTIALVLPHRDVSGNEYDMIGLDYYMTIASGSARAAFSEGYALMLTPRISTEDEWRLIGPDGVVLCDPAASDPRIDMLEGMGIPVVSIERDPERPERPFYVSGDNEQNMRDLLDHLHQGGARRIALLSARSSWAWTLEGEDAYQSWCTERELRPLVAHVSVDRLEADSYRAACALLDADEPPDALIASAEQYSEGVTRACRERGVRIPDDVMLAIGIDNRFAQQSDPPITAIDLRPADQAGAAVGMLLKRLGGQQVDRPAVVPSQLRVRASTTRR, from the coding sequence GTGACCAAGCCCTCGGTCGGTCGGGTGACGATCCGTGATGTCGCCGCAGCGGCCGGGGTGTCGGTGACGACCGTCTCCGATGCGCTCAACAACAAGGGCAAGCTCCGCGAGGAGACCCGCGAGCGGATCCGGCAGACGGCCAACGCGCTCGGCTACCGTCCCAGCCGGGTGGCGCAGGCGTTCCGCCACGGCCGTACCGGCACCATCGCCCTCGTCCTCCCACACCGTGACGTCAGCGGCAACGAGTACGACATGATCGGCCTCGACTACTACATGACGATCGCGTCCGGCTCGGCCCGCGCCGCCTTCAGCGAGGGGTACGCCCTGATGCTGACGCCCCGGATCAGCACCGAGGACGAGTGGCGGCTGATCGGCCCGGACGGGGTGGTGCTCTGCGACCCTGCGGCGAGCGACCCGCGCATCGACATGCTGGAGGGCATGGGTATCCCGGTGGTCTCCATCGAACGCGACCCGGAGCGCCCCGAACGCCCCTTCTACGTCTCCGGTGACAACGAGCAGAACATGCGCGATCTGCTCGACCACCTCCACCAGGGCGGCGCGCGCAGGATCGCCCTGCTCTCGGCGCGCTCCTCCTGGGCCTGGACATTGGAAGGGGAGGACGCCTACCAGTCCTGGTGCACCGAACGAGAACTCCGTCCCCTGGTCGCCCATGTCTCCGTCGACCGACTGGAGGCGGACTCCTACCGTGCCGCCTGCGCCTTGCTCGACGCCGACGAGCCTCCGGACGCGCTGATCGCCTCCGCGGAGCAGTACAGCGAGGGCGTGACCCGTGCCTGCCGCGAACGGGGCGTGCGCATCCCCGACGATGTGATGCTGGCGATCGGCATCGACAACCGCTTCGCACAGCAGTCCGATCCGCCCATCACCGCCATCGACCTGCGCCCCGCCGACCAGGCGGGCGCCGCGGTCGGCATGCTGCTCAAACGGCTGGGCGGCCAGCAGGTCGACCGCCCTGCCGTGGTGCCGAGCCAACTGCGGGTACGGGCCAGTACCACCCGGCGCTGA